From Pan troglodytes isolate AG18354 chromosome 9, NHGRI_mPanTro3-v2.0_pri, whole genome shotgun sequence, the proteins below share one genomic window:
- the TMEM126B gene encoding complex I assembly factor TMEM126B, mitochondrial isoform X2 yields MLNKILKVFKMAASMHGQPSPSLEDAKLRRPMVIEIIEKKFDYLRKEMTQNIYQMATFGTTAGFSGIFSNFLFRRCFKVKHDALKTYASLATLPFLSTVVTDKLFVIDALYSDNISKENCVFRSSLIGIVCGVFYPSSLAFTKNGRLATKYHTVPLPPKGRVLIHWMTLCQTQMKLMAIPLVFQIMFGILNGLHHYAVFEETLEKTIHEE; encoded by the exons gttttcaAGATGGCAGCATCTATGCATGGTCAGCCCAGTCCTTCTCTAGAAGATGCAAAACTCAGAAGACCAATGGTCATAGaaatcatagaaaaaaaatttgactATCTTAGAAAAGAAAT gacacaaaatatatatcaaatggcGACATTTGGAACAACAGCTGGTTTCTCTGGAATATTCTCAAACTTCCTGTTCAGACGCTGCTTCAAGGTTAAACATGATGCTTTGAAGACATATGCATCATTGGCTACACTTCCATTTTTGTCTACTGTTGTTACTGACAAGCTTTTTGTAATTGATGCTTTGTATTCAG ATAATATAAGCAAGGAAAACTGTGTTTTCAGAAGCTCACTGATTGGCATAGTTTGTGGTGTTTTCTATCCCAGTTCTTTGGCTTTTACTAAAAATGGACGTCTGGCAACCAA gtatcaTACCGTTCCACTGCCACCAAAAGGAAGGGTTTTAATCCATTGGATGACGCTTTGTCAAACACAAATGAAATTAATGGCGATTCCTCTAGTCTTTCAGATTATGTTTGGAATATTAAATGGTCTACACCATTATGCAGTATTTGAAGAGACACTTGAGAAAACTATACATGAAGAGTAA
- the TMEM126B gene encoding complex I assembly factor TMEM126B, mitochondrial isoform X3 codes for MAASMHGQPSPSLEDAKLRRPMVIEIIEKKFDYLRKEMTQNIYQMATFGTTAGFSGIFSNFLFRRCFKVKHDALKTYASLATLPFLSTVVTDKLFVIDALYSDNISKENCVFRSSLIGIVCGVFYPSSLAFTKNGRLATKYHTVPLPPKGRVLIHWMTLCQTQMKLMAIPLVFQIMFGILNGLHHYAVFEETLEKTIHEE; via the exons ATGGCAGCATCTATGCATGGTCAGCCCAGTCCTTCTCTAGAAGATGCAAAACTCAGAAGACCAATGGTCATAGaaatcatagaaaaaaaatttgactATCTTAGAAAAGAAAT gacacaaaatatatatcaaatggcGACATTTGGAACAACAGCTGGTTTCTCTGGAATATTCTCAAACTTCCTGTTCAGACGCTGCTTCAAGGTTAAACATGATGCTTTGAAGACATATGCATCATTGGCTACACTTCCATTTTTGTCTACTGTTGTTACTGACAAGCTTTTTGTAATTGATGCTTTGTATTCAG ATAATATAAGCAAGGAAAACTGTGTTTTCAGAAGCTCACTGATTGGCATAGTTTGTGGTGTTTTCTATCCCAGTTCTTTGGCTTTTACTAAAAATGGACGTCTGGCAACCAA gtatcaTACCGTTCCACTGCCACCAAAAGGAAGGGTTTTAATCCATTGGATGACGCTTTGTCAAACACAAATGAAATTAATGGCGATTCCTCTAGTCTTTCAGATTATGTTTGGAATATTAAATGGTCTACACCATTATGCAGTATTTGAAGAGACACTTGAGAAAACTATACATGAAGAGTAA